Genomic window (Flavobacteriales bacterium):
CTCTCCAGTGCGCCTACCCACGCGAGCGGTCCGCTGCCCAGCACCGCGAAGGGACTGATGAAAGCGTTGGCGAGCGCACGCGGCGCGTTGGCCAAGAAGCTCCAGGCATGCGGTTCCAGCAGGGGCAGGTCGATGAAGCTGCCGGTGGGCACTTCGCGCGTGAGGCCGATGAAATCGCTCTGTTTCATCGCTAGGATGTACAGCGGATCAAGCTGCGGGAGCAATCGGCCCAAGAGCAACGCGACGCTTACCAGCACGATATGCACCGCCAGGAATTTCAATCCAGTTCGTCCCGGCTTCCAGCGGCACCACGCGTAGGCGATGAGCGGCGGCACCAAGCAGAGCAGCACGTAGGCTTTCACCATCCCCATGAGCGCTGCGCCGAGCACCAGGACCGCCACACGACGTGGATCGAGTGATCGCGACCACGAGCCGATCGCTGCGAGCAGCACAAAGCCGAGGCCGAGCAGGAGCAGGCATTCCTTCAGCACGCCGCTGCCCCAGAACAGCACGCTGGGCCAGAGGAAGACCGTGATCGCCAGTCCGCGTTTCGCGCTGCGGGCCATGGGCTCCAGAGCACGGTACAACGCGAGCGCGCCCACGGTGCTCGCCCACGCTGCGAAGACGGCATGCACGGCATAATGTCCGAAGGAAATGAGCCGCAGCGCCGCGTTGAAGCGGATCATGGTATGCGCATCGTTGTGCAGGCCGGAGTCCCAGCGGCGCACCCAATGGTTCATCTGGCTGTAATACTGCTCGGTGAACCAAGGGGTATCGTTGCCGATGCCGAAGAGCATGCGGAACCAATCGCCGGGCTTGGAGAAGAGCGCCTCGTGCAGCACGCGGCTGTCGTCGAAGTACTTGAAGATGTCTGCGGTGGCGCGATCAGGATAGGCATAGGTGTACACGGCCCAGACCGCAGCGCCTGCCAGCACCTTGATCGCGAAGAGCAGCGCAACAATGCGCATCGGCAGTCCTGGCGCATCGCGGAAGAAGCGCACGCGCCGCATCGCGTACAAAAGCAATGCGAACCAGGCAAGGGCGAGGAAGAGGCCGGGCATGGGGGCGAAGGTGACGAATGCACGTCACGGACGGGCGGTGCGCAGCATGGATGCCCGTCACGGCGCCAACCGTCACGCCTTATCCACCACCAGCTTGAAGCCAACGCCGTGCACGTTCACGATCTGCAGTTTGGGATCGGGCTTCAGGTACTTGCGCAGGCGGCTGATGAAGACATCGAGGCTGCGGCCAAGGAAGTAGGTGTCGTCGCCCCAGACCATGTTGAGCACCAGTTCGCGCGGCAGCACTTGATCGGCGTGCAGGCATAACAGGCGCAACACATCGGGCCTCCTTGCGCGTGAGCTTGCGTTCCTCGTTCGGGTGGCAGAGCATCAGGTTGCGGTAGTCGAATGTGAAGTCGCCCAGCTCGAAGCGCTCACGGTCGCGGGCATCGTCGCTCTTGCCCATGGTGCGGCGCAGGATGGCCTCGATGCGCAGCAGCAGCTCTTCGTGGCTGAAGGGCTTGGTGAGGTAGTCGTCGCCGCCGGCCTTGAAGCCCGCGATCCGGTCGTCGGTCTGGCTCTTGGCCGTGAGGAAGACGATGGGCACCAATGCGTTCACCAGGCGGATGTCCTCGGCGAGGCTGAAGCCGTCCTTGCCCGGCAGCATCACGTCGAGCACGCACAGGTCGTACGGGTGCTCATTGAATTTCTTCAGCCCTTCCTTGCCGTCGCGCGCCAGGTGCACGGTGTAGCCTTTGCGCTTCAGGGCATCCTGCACCACGAAGCCGAGGTTCTGGTCGTCCTCGACCAGGAGGATGGTGGGTTTGTCGCTCATAACGGCGGATAGGTTGAGGGTTGGAGGTTGTTGCAGGGTCGAGGGTTGAGCGGGTCGGGAGTCAGGTTTCGATCTTCAACCTGCATCGCCCAACCGGCCACGAAGCGGCAATGAAAGGGTGAACACGCTGCCCTTGCCCGGTTCGCTGCGCACGCTCACGCCGCCGCCGTGGGCGAAGGCGATCTGCTGCACGTAGTGGAGCCCCAGGCCGAAGCCCTTCACGTCGTGCACGTTGCCTGTGGGCACGCGGTAGAAGCGCTCGAACACATGGCGCTGGTCTTCCTTGCGGATGCCGATGCCCTCGTCCTTCACCGAGAGCAGCAACTCGTTGCCCCGCTGGCTGCTGCGCACCTCGATCACGGTGCCGGGCTTGCCGTACTTCACGGCGTTGTCGAGCAGGTTGAAGAGGGCGTTCGTGAGGTGCACGCGGTCGCCGGCAACGGTGCTGATGGCCGCATCGAGGTGGAGCTCCACGCGCATGTCGCGCTCCTGTGCGGGCAGCTTGATGCTCTCGGCGGCCGCAGTGGCCACAAGGTGCATGTCCACGGCCTCGCGCTTCATCGCGACGCTGTCCTTATCGAGCGTGGCCAGCTGAAGGACCCGCTCCACCTGGGTGCGCAGCCGTTCATTCTCACTGCGGATGATGCGGGCGTATTCCCGCAGCCGCTCCGGCTCCTGCACGATGGCCGGATCGCTGATCACTTCACTGCTGAGGGCGATGGTGCTGATGGGCGTCTTCAACTCATGCGTCATGTTGCCGATGAAGTCGTTCTTCATCTCGCTGAGCCGCTTCTGGCGCATGATCACCCACACGCTATAAGCGAAGAAGCTGAAGACGATGAGCGTAACCACCGTCGGGAAGATCCAGGTCCAGCCCGCATCGTTTTCCTCATCCCACAAGGTGCTCTGCCGGGTCGGGAAGTACACGCCGAAATAGTGGCCGTCCTTGTCGAGCTTGGGCAGCTCGCTATGCGGCATGGTGTCGCTGATGGCGGTGTCCTGCGACACGTAGTTGCCATAGACGATGCTGTCGGTGAAGCAGTCGTAGATGCCGTACTCGAAATCGTCCTCGATGTGCCGCCGGCTGAACTCCTTGCGCAGCAGGGCTTCGAGCAGGTAGGGGTGCAGCGTATCGTTGATGGTGACGGCGAAGTAGTTCGGCCGCATCTGCTTCACGGCGTCATACAGGTCGGTGCTGTCCTTGTTGATGGTGAGGATCTGCTCAGTGACGTCACCGAGGGCCATCACCACCCGGTCATTGAATTGCTTCTCGAGCTGCGAGGCCTGCTCCTTGTTGAGCGCCACCTGCTCTTTGCGGTATTGCGATGATTGCCTGAGCCAGATGAGCTGGGTCAGCACCACGCCCACCACGCTCAGCGTGGCCAGCAGCATCAAGGTGCCGATGGCACGACGTCCCATGCCCGCAATGTTAGGCGGCCGTTGGCCGGTGCGCTGCTCGGGTTAACAAGGGTTCGCAGCCCGAAAGTCTCGGTGCGGAGGTTGGCAGGCGGAGGGTTACCCCCAACCTTCGCTCAGCCCCCAACCTTCACTCAACCCGCAACCTTCCCTCAACCCCCAGCATAATCACCCTGACACCCGGCTGATTTGCCAATCCAACTGATCAACCTACATTCGCAGCCCATTTCCGGAAGCCCATGTACGCCATCGTCAACATCGCCGGCCAGCAATACAAGGTTGAGCAGGCTCAGAAGCTGAAAGTCCACCGCCTCGAAGCCGAAGAGGGAAAGCACTTGGAACTCGACAATGTGCTGCTCGTGAGCGACGGCAAGACGGTGAGCGTGGGTACTCCGACCGTGGAAGGCGTTCGTATCGCCGCCAAGGTGCTGAGCCACGGCAAGGGCGACAAAGTCCTGGTCTTCAAGAAGAAGCGCCGTAAGGGCTATCAGAAGCTGAACGGCCATCGCCAATACCTCACCGAGATCTGGATCGAAGCCATCTTGGGCAAAGGCGAGAAGTTCGATGCCAGCAAGAGCAGCGCTCCCAAGCCCAAAGCGGTGGTGACCGATGCCCCCAAGAAGGTGAAGAAGGCCGTTGAGCCCAAGGCCGCCGCCGAGGCCAAGCCTGCCAAGAAAGCCGCTGCCAAGAAGGCGCCGGCCAAGAAGACCGCTCCCAAGAAGAAGTAACTCCCCGACTCCGCTCGGAGTGATCAAAAGCCACAAAAGCCATGGCACACAAGAAAGGTGAAGGCAGTACCCAGAACGGCCGCGAATCGCACTCGAAGCGACTCGGCGTGAAGATCTTCGGTGGCAGCGCGGCCATCGCTGGCAACATCATCGTGCGCCAGCGCGGCACCAAGCACCACCCCGGCAAGAACGTGGGCATCGGCGTGGATC
Coding sequences:
- a CDS encoding HAMP domain-containing histidine kinase, with protein sequence MGRRAIGTLMLLATLSVVGVVLTQLIWLRQSSQYRKEQVALNKEQASQLEKQFNDRVVMALGDVTEQILTINKDSTDLYDAVKQMRPNYFAVTINDTLHPYLLEALLRKEFSRRHIEDDFEYGIYDCFTDSIVYGNYVSQDTAISDTMPHSELPKLDKDGHYFGVYFPTRQSTLWDEENDAGWTWIFPTVVTLIVFSFFAYSVWVIMRQKRLSEMKNDFIGNMTHELKTPISTIALSSEVISDPAIVQEPERLREYARIIRSENERLRTQVERVLQLATLDKDSVAMKREAVDMHLVATAAAESIKLPAQERDMRVELHLDAAISTVAGDRVHLTNALFNLLDNAVKYGKPGTVIEVRSSQRGNELLLSVKDEGIGIRKEDQRHVFERFYRVPTGNVHDVKGFGLGLHYVQQIAFAHGGGVSVRSEPGKGSVFTLSLPLRGRLGDAG
- the rplU gene encoding 50S ribosomal protein L21, translating into MYAIVNIAGQQYKVEQAQKLKVHRLEAEEGKHLELDNVLLVSDGKTVSVGTPTVEGVRIAAKVLSHGKGDKVLVFKKKRRKGYQKLNGHRQYLTEIWIEAILGKGEKFDASKSSAPKPKAVVTDAPKKVKKAVEPKAAAEAKPAKKAAAKKAPAKKTAPKKK
- the rpmA gene encoding 50S ribosomal protein L27 — encoded protein: MAHKKGEGSTQNGRESHSKRLGVKIFGGSAAIAGNIIVRQRGTKHHPGKNVGIGVDHTLFALADGTVKFQKKRGDRSVVSVEPAPKAD